One genomic region from Pyxicephalus adspersus chromosome 1, UCB_Pads_2.0, whole genome shotgun sequence encodes:
- the LOC140334730 gene encoding LOW QUALITY PROTEIN: schlafen family member 13-like (The sequence of the model RefSeq protein was modified relative to this genomic sequence to represent the inferred CDS: substituted 1 base at 1 genomic stop codon), which translates to MENEGVSTNVEIHRKIFRHQRKPLANCTNRNVPVIEMTNPSDEGTKHFIYPDQVLYAGIATLGENQRKTMTKGNKEKLAERVTQKENIIRAVCALLNSGGGIVLVKSANKDYNYNQDGVGLDIETVLSDLLSCSLPINYCDFSQHGSFLLIFVKTWSIQKGLPNICSVNTGLYIRSFTSKKMANCMQVLELAEKQLERILRKGKKARRSSTTDWQSDLSKHLLDKPNLCLGEDLKLSESKHLEFKDYSTEKLEGRMKEIIKSYFSAFGNSDGGYLIIGVDNNCRITGCGKHCSKNELETFMEKEISNVNIFHFDNCDSQEPFHKITIKDVKDGDQKDSGYVIVLEVKPVCCLAFVNDPQCWKFDPDLKVEKRLSASEWIKIMTDKCSEPSLETQFERLEIGDRPPMAEKVYRKKGLENLKELQDGIFGSLEEEITIKPDNLYCELKEEYPELEGLLKILVADSEGVIILSRSWAVDLEENSNPNVVCDALLLLSGKHPKLYSVVKGNISESEFEYSVGIARTLKRQLVNIGGYTGKLCVIPAVLQLNSEIQGPNFSWPDITYPDTYKLDGFEDVKKLLEPLLIVMVSFKSYLGYKIGTEYLNLLTTEQYKLLSTTYDGIRGPFFVHGPPGTGKTVVALKIIQKIKNKFSCSFDQILFICENRPLKKYVSDQGICLTATRKAFEINDFRNVEHIVADEAQNFQCENGNWFDKAKQIVERDGRRGVFYVFLDYFQTCHNKNTGLPPWDQQNMHTLTKVVRSPEKIYKYMHMTMKKISEKKHGSHFMKMIMENIECCHGVSGFCSXDIRKDVHSIVNHVVNTCKEYLSRSYPEGDIAILCNTEDTVNKYKPLLEAEMKRQTRKLRRRIKPFENAEDLMKDAIVLDTVRRFSGLERPIIFAINPVCLDPRVDDNVSLCAASRATARVFLYYEH; encoded by the exons aaaacCCCTTGCTAACTGCACTAACAGAAATGTTCCAGTGATTGAAATGACAAATCCAAG TGATGAAggcacaaaacattttatttatcctGATCAAGTTTTGTATGCTGGAATAGCCACACTGGGTGAAAACCAAAGGAAGACCATgacaaaaggaaacaaagaaaaactggCAGAACGAGTAACCCAGAAAGAAAATATAATCAGAGCAGTGTGTGCCCTATTAAATTCTGGAGGAGGAATAGTGTTGGTGAAGAGTGCAAACAAAGATTACAACTACAATCAAGATGGAGTAGGACTAGACATTGAAACAGTATTGTCCGACTTGCTGTCTTGTTCACTTCCAATTAATTATTGTGATTTTAGTCAGCATGGgtcatttttactaatttttgttaAAACCTGGAGTATCCAGAAAGGCCTTCCAAATATCTGCAGCGTAAACACTGGGCTATACATTCGCTCCTTTACCTCAAAGAAAATGGCAAATTGTATGCAAGTGTTGGAACTTGCTGAGAAGCAACTAGAAAGAATTTTAAGAAAAGGGAAGAAGGCACGTCGTTCTTCAACCACCGATTGGCAGTCAGATCTTAGCAAACATTTATTAGATAAACCTAACCTTTGCCTGGGTGAAGATCTTAAACTGTCTGAATCAAAACACTTGGAATTCAAAGATTATTCAACAGAAAAACTGGAAGGTAGAATGAAAGAAATTATTAAATCTTATTTTTCAGCATTTGGAAACAGTGATGGAGGATACCTGATTATTGGTGTAGACAACAATTGCAGAATTACAGGTTGTGGCAAGCACTGCAGTAAAAATGAACTTGAAACTTTTATGGAAAAGGAAATTTctaatgtaaacattttccattttgacAACTGCGATTCCCAAGAACCATTtcataaaataacaattaaagaTGTCAAAGACGGGGACCAGAAAGATTCAGGCTACGTTATTGTTTTGGAGGTGAAACCTGTGTGTTGCCTTGCATTTGTAAATGACCCACAGTGTTGGAAATTTGATCCTGATCTTAAAGTAGAAAAGAGATTGTCTGCTTCTGAGTGGATAAAGATAATGACTGACAAGTGTTCAG AACCATCTTTGGAAACACAGTTTGAACGTCTAGAGATTGGCGATAGACCACCAATGGCAGAGAAAGTATACAGAAAGAAAGGTCTGGAAAATTTGAAGGAACTGCAAGATGGCATATTTGGAA gttTAGAGGAAGAGATTACGATAAAACCAGATAATTTATACTGTGAACTTAAAGAGGAGTACCCTGAGCTGGAAGGCCTTCTGAAGATTCTTGTAGCAGATTCAGAAGGCGTGATTATTTTGTCCAGAAGCTGGGCTGTTGACCTTGAAGagaacagcaacccaaatgttgtATGTGATGCCCTGCTATTATTATCTGGGAAACATCCAAAACTGTACTCTGTGGTTAAAGGCAATATCTCTGAATCAGAATTTGAATATTCAGTTGGTATAGCCCGTACTTTGAAAAGGCAGCTGGTTAACATTGGAGGCTACACCGGTAAGCTTTGTGTTATTCCTGCTGTATTACAGTTGAATTCTGAAATCCAGGGGCCTAATTTTTCTTGGCCAGATATTACATACCCTGACACATACAAACTTGATGGGTTTGAGGATGTAAAGAAATTATTAGAACCTCTTTTAATTGTCATGGTCAGTTTTAAATCATATTTAGGTTACAAGATTGGAACAGAATATTTGAATTTACTTACCACAGAACAGTACAAATTGCTGTCCACCACTTATGATGGAATAAGAGGTCCCTTTTTTGTGCATGGACCACCAGGAACTGGAAAGACTGTTGTGGCTCTGAAGAtaatccaaaaaattaaaaataaattcagctgTTCCTTTGATCAAATACTCTTCATCTGTGAAAACAGGCCTTTAAAGAAATATGTAAG tgaTCAGGGGATCTGTTTGACTGCAACAAGAAAGGCCTTTGAgataaatgattttaggaatgtTGAACACATTGTTGCTGATGAGGCTCAAAATTTCCAATGTGAAAATGGCAATTGGTTTGATAAGGCAAAACAAATAGTTGAGAGAGATGGAAGGAGaggtgttttttatgtgtttcttgACTACTTCCAGACATGCCACAATAAAAATACAGGCCTTCCACCGTGGGATCAGCAGAATATGCATACTTTAACCAAAGTCGTTAGAAGCCCAGaaaaaatctacaaatatatgcatatgactatgaaaaaaatttctgaaaaaaagcaTGGATCGCATTTTATGAAAATGATCATGGAAAACATTGAGTGTTGCCATGGAGTATCTGGATTCTGTTCATAGGATATACGTAAAGATGTGCACAGTATCGTAAACCATGTTGTTAACACCTGCAAGGAATACCTTTCCAGAAGTTACCCAGAAGGAGATATTGCCATTTTGTGCAACACAGAGGATACAGTCAACAAATACAAACCCTTACTGGAAGCAGAGATGAAGAGGCAAACTAGGAAATTAAGAAGAAGAATAAAGCCATTTGAAAATGCAGAGGACCTAATGAAAGATGCTATTGTTCTTGATACTGTTCGTCGCTTTTCAGGCCTAGAACGCCCTATTATATTTGCAATTAATCCTGTTTGTCTTGATCCCAGGGTTGATGATAATGTGTCTCTCTGTGCTGCCTCACGAGCTACAGCAagagtatttttatattatgaacaCTAG